One window of Jannaschia sp. CCS1 genomic DNA carries:
- a CDS encoding SDR family NAD(P)-dependent oxidoreductase: MAMKTALVTGGSGDIGRAIGQVLIDDGYRVGLLDLDQADVRTAAEDLGATGLVADVTNESDVERAIADFGAVPDLVVNNAGIGRFASLLDMEIETFRRQLDVNLTGAFIVARAAAKGMVERGSGVILNITSINAITTGPGTGSYPAAKAGLAKLTEMMALEWGPLGVRVNAIAPGFIDAGISTPFYADPAVRASRGGAVPSRRLGVSEDIANAVSYLASDKASYVNGHHLVVDGGVSVSLLTQLPRVAT, translated from the coding sequence ATGGCGATGAAAACCGCTTTGGTAACCGGCGGCAGCGGCGACATAGGCCGCGCCATTGGGCAAGTCCTGATCGACGATGGCTACCGCGTGGGCCTGCTTGATCTGGATCAGGCAGACGTGAGGACTGCGGCTGAGGACCTAGGCGCAACGGGTCTGGTGGCCGATGTGACGAACGAGTCCGATGTTGAGCGCGCGATTGCCGACTTCGGCGCGGTTCCGGACCTGGTGGTGAACAACGCAGGGATAGGCCGGTTTGCCTCACTTCTGGACATGGAGATCGAGACGTTCCGCCGCCAGCTTGACGTCAACCTGACCGGCGCTTTCATCGTCGCTCGCGCGGCAGCCAAGGGAATGGTGGAACGTGGGTCCGGCGTCATCCTGAACATCACCTCCATCAACGCAATCACCACGGGGCCCGGCACCGGGTCCTATCCGGCAGCCAAGGCGGGCCTCGCAAAACTGACCGAGATGATGGCGTTGGAATGGGGCCCACTGGGTGTGCGCGTCAACGCCATTGCACCGGGCTTTATCGATGCGGGTATCTCGACGCCGTTCTACGCTGATCCGGCAGTGCGCGCCTCGCGCGGGGGGGCCGTGCCGTCGCGACGCTTGGGCGTGTCCGAGGATATTGCCAACGCCGTGTCCTACCTCGCCAGCGACAAGGCGAGTTACGTGAACGGGCACCACCTCGTGGTCGACGGTGGTGTCTCGGTCAGCTTGCTAACGCAGCTGCCACGGGTCGCAACATGA